In Geotrypetes seraphini chromosome 4, aGeoSer1.1, whole genome shotgun sequence, a single window of DNA contains:
- the NUDT19 gene encoding nucleoside diphosphate-linked moiety X motif 19, with amino-acid sequence MNVTLKHWREAASLIITGGLRDTNAVLKHNHVSSLKKPSRQTWLPKTAFDYEVLLLQRSTASSFMPDTYVFPGGLVDDSDFCSDWMDVFKLHKHKPNFGLSSVKQNPSSRPPVFLTDRTKFGSPVSGDVAFRICAIRETFEESGILLVIPNSCDINSNERFTKVIEHDQKELAKWRLKVQSSPAHFIHLCTELGCMPNIWALHEWGNWLTPVASKNIKKRRYDTAFFICCLEDKQYTEDDQKEIVSFKWLAPPEAIKLFSDKKIQLGPPQFYELSRICHFSSLRELHRFSLHRALEGCECWLPVILFTSDGGILLLPGDELYPEEPDWTGAKKPPVLTTDKKREDLRKKDSRLHRVEFGHDLTIYMNIEPKYKHIYPLLMDSKDAVDYNSQL; translated from the exons ATGAATGTGACATTAAAGCACTGGAGAGAGGCTGCTTCACTAATTATAACAGGAGGACTCAGAGATACAAATGCAGTGTTGAAACACAACCATGTGTCTAGTCTGAAGAAGCCAAGTAGACAGACCTGGCTGCCAAAAACTGCTTTTGATTATGAAGTGCTTTTACTTCAGCGCAGCACTGCAAGTAGTTTCATGCCTGATACTTATGTCTTTCCAGGTGGCCTTGTAGATGATTCAGACTTTTGCAGCGATTGGATGGATGTTTTTAAATTGCATAAGCATAAGCCAAACTTTGGTCTCAGTTCTGTTAAACAGAATCCCAGCTCCAGACCTCCAGTGTTTCTAACAGACAGAACCAAGTTTGGCTCACCAGTTTCTGGAGATGTAGCATTCCGCATTTGTGCCATTAGAGAAACTTTTGAAGAATCAGGAATTTTGTTGGTTATTCCAAACAGTTGTGACATAAATTCCAATGAACGCTTCACAAAGGTGATAGAGCATGATCAAAAAGAACTTGCGAAATGGAGGCTGAAGGTCCAAAGCAGCCCTGCACATTTTATTCATTTGTGTACAGAGCTAGGATGCATGCCTAATATTTGGGCACTACATGAATGGGGAAACTGGCTGACGCCTGTTGCATCTAAAAATATAAAGAAGAGACGATACgacactgccttcttcatttgcTGCTTAGAAGACAAACAGTACACCGAAGATGATCAGAAAGAAATTGTTTCTTTTAAG TGGTTAGCTCCTCCAGAAGCGATTAAACTGTTCAGTGATAAGAAGATACAGCTTGGGCCACCTCAGTTTTATGAGCTGAGCCGTATATGTCATTTTTCTTCTCTCCGTGAGCTGCACAGATTTAGCCTTCACCGTGCTTTAGAAGGATGTGAATGCTGGTTGCCTGTTATCTTGTTCACATCAGATGGTGGCATACTGCTCTTACCAG GTGATGAGCTGTATCCTGAAGAGCCAGATTGGACAGGAGCAAAGAAACCACCAGTTCTGACTACAGATAAAAAGAGAGAGGATCTTAGGAAGAAAGATAGTAGGCTTCATCGAGTTGAGTTTGGACATGATCTCACTATATATATGAATATTGAGCCAAAGTATAAACATATTTATCCTCTTTTAATGGACTCAAAAGATGCAGTGGATTACAACAGTCAACTTTAA